The Gossypium raimondii isolate GPD5lz chromosome 2, ASM2569854v1, whole genome shotgun sequence genome segment CGTGTTCAGGATTTATCAAAAGCTGTTGAAGAATCTCAAAAGAACACTAATCAAGTAAGCTTGAAAAGAgaattattaattgatattgATTCCATATTTTCCTCATGACATTCTGTAGTGCTTattacatctttctttttcttgtaaacTTCATTGGAATTAATGAGTTACGTACTTGAATTTAGTTGTTGGGAGAATTGCATGAGAAGCAAAAGCAGGAGTTGAAAACACAAGAAGAATTGGAGTGTCTTAAAAATGCCTTGAGGAAAGAGAAGGAAGACTTAATGGAGGTTATGTTGGACCGTGACAGAATTAGATCATTATGTGAAGAAAAGGATACTGCTCTTCAGGCTAGTcttatatttaatcttttaaaactGGTGTTTAATTATTGACAGAATTAGATCATTATGTGAAGAAAAGGATACTGCTCTTCAGGCTAGTCTTatgtttaatcttttaaaactggtgtttaattattgttatctttttttcttgtaCCTTACATGCTTTTACATTTGAATATTGTAGGCTGCTCTATTAGAGAAGAAGACGGTGGAAGTTAGGTTGGCTAAGTTAAGTAATCTAGCTCTAGAGAACAATGCCAAAGGAAACATGGCTGTAACAGTAAATGAGGTAGGACTTGTACAGAGAAGTATGATGCCAGTAAATAACTCTCTTTCTCATCTTTTTGATTTTAcatatgataattatatatttgtttacttGGTTTGTAATTGATGAGCCCTTTTGCACTACGCTTTATTTTACAGCCGCTGCACAAGCTCCAAGACGAATTGAAACTTTGTAATGAGGAGTTGCATATGGCTGTGGAAAAGACAAAAAGACTAACAAATGAGAAGGTCATTTTGGAACAGAGAATTACTGAACTAGAAAGGAAGAAAGATGAAGAGGTAGTATTGTATGAGTAGGAATAAGCAGTTGATTTTACATAGTAATGGGATTGGTGAATTGACTATTGAGTGGTGCTCAAAATGTAGGTGAAAATTCTGAAGAAGAGCTATGAGCAAGAATGCAGAGCCTTAAAGTTTCAGATGTCTGAACTTGGAATGAAGTTGGAAAGGGTTACCAATGAGTTGGCTGTCTCAGAGTCAACCCTTGCAGTTAGAAATGCAGATGTTTCTGCCCTGCAGAATAACTTAAAAGAACTAGAGGAACTGAGGGAAATGAGAGAGGTACATTTCCTTTTTAGTCTTAAAATATTTCCTATGTGTGTGGGAGTTGGATATAAATTTGCCAAAACCCTAGAAGGAAATGTAACATTTATATCCTCATGGCACAGAATTTCATTGATTGAATGCATTTCTACCTGTTAAGTTTTGTTTTACTTTCAGGATATTGATAGAAAGAATGAGCAAACTGCTGCCATCCTGAAGATGCAAGGGGCTCAACTTGCTGAATTAGAAGTGCTTTATAAGGAAGAACAAATTTTAAGAAAGCgatattttaatactatagAAGGTTGGAATGAACTGATAAATTCTTCagttaattttgaaattagcaaGTTGAAGCTGTTTTAGGACATTGTATGTCACAATATATAGCACATAGCTCCagtctattttattttaaatgataaatacatGATTAACCATTGTTTAAACTACAGACATGAAAGGCAAGGTTAGAGTGTTTTGCCGCTTAAGGCCTTTAAATGAGAAAGAGATgcttgaaaaggaaagaaaagtgCTAATGGGCTTGGATGAATTCACTGTCGAACATCCATGGAAGGATGATAAAGCAAAACAACACATGTATGATCGTGTCTTTGATGACAGTGCCACCCAAGAAGATATCTTTGAGGATACAAGGGTAAGCTactgattaatttattttaaactaactAGTCATATGACATTTAAATTTTGTAGTTCTTTTAAGTTACTATATCTCCTTCAGCCTTTCCTTTCATGGTTTGATGCAGTACTTGGTCCAATCAGCTGTAGATGGGTATAATGTCTGCATATTTGCTTATGGTCAAACTGGTTCTGGAAAGACATTTACAATATATGGATCAGATAACAATCCTGGATTGACACCTCGAGCTATTgcagaacttttcaaaattttaaggcGTGATAGCAACAAATTCTCATTTTcattgaaggtaattattttgattgtatatttatatgcatattgcataacagtttttcttttccctaATAATTTGGGTACTAAACATGTAATTCGCAAGCCTTTGTACTTGCTATTATGAGGTTGGATGACTTACCTGAATCTGATATTATATTCAATCCATATAGTTTAAAACTGTGAGGTTGATCTCACAATTCTTTCAAGGCGACAAGATCTTTTGTTTGCCCTAAATTGACAATGATCCTgctaataaattttgaaaatcaaattttgtatCCTATCTCCTAACTATTAATATTCATCATGACATGACAGGCATATATGGTGGAGTTATACCAGGATACACTTGTAGACTTGTTATTACCAAAGAATGCTAAGCGTCTGAAGCTTGATATAAAGAAAGACTCGAAGGTATTATTGCTTAAAGTGGATAGGTTGtgggttttaattttagtgataATGCTTATTGaagaatttatttatcttatgcAATTTTTTTGCTATATTTTATTCTCCGATTATTGGGTCTCTAGCTTAGTGTAAACGTGTGCTTAATATGATGtctgttttataattttcaGGGCATGGTTGCTGTAGAAAATGCAACGGTTATCCCTATCTCTACTTTTGAGGAGTTAAAAAGCATTATTCAGAGAGGATCAGAACGAAGGCACATTTCTGGGACACAGATGAATGAGGAAAGTTCAAGATCTCATCTAATACTTTCAGTTGTTATTGAGAGTACCAATCTTCAAACGCAGTCTGTTGCCAGGGGAAAGGTATAACAACTTTTTTAGTATATAATGAGTTGACACCTATTTGAATTATACGAAGTAAACCTCGCCTAGTTTAAGTTTTTAGGTATTGACGCTATTAACaactcttttttcatttttcaaataaagaaaaaggaacaCCCCCTCCCCCCccccaccaaaaaaaaaaaaccatttgcACTTGCATGATTGTAAATACAGTACAATCTAATGATCTGATGTGCAGCTAAGTTTTGTGGACCTTGCTGGTTCTGAGAGAGTGAAAAAGTCTGGTTCTGTTGGTGATCAACTTAAAGAAGCACAGAGTATCAACAAGTCACTTTCTGCTCTTGGGGATGTCATTAGTGCTTTATCTTCTGGCAGTCAACATATTCCTTACAGGAATCACAAGCTAACAATGTTAATGAGCGATTCACTCGGTGGTAATGCGAAAACACTCATGTTTGTTAATGTCTCTCCAGCTGAATCAAATTTGGATGAGACCTACAACTCTCTAACGTATGATTTCTTTACAACTCTACATAAAAGTACTTGAGTTTCCAAGTATTTCTATGATATTTATACTAAAATAGTTAACATACAACTGCGTGGTTCAAAATTAGAGAATATTGAATTGTTTGGATAGGTTTGTTAAGAGTAGTTACTGTTTGAGATGATTATACTATTGAGTGTCTTTTGGAAATGTAAGATTTTCTTACTGGATGTTCAGTATGAGCTTTGCGCACAAATTTCTGGTCTACATACATGTCCGTTTTTCTATTGGAGGGTCAAAGTTTAGTTTATGTTTTACTACAGGTTGGTTTCAATAATATTGGTAGCAAGTTGTTCTAATTATTCCAGTGGTGAACTTGATTCaaattgattttctttgtcGAATCTGatattatatatgcatatgtacTTGGGATAATTAAATTGGCTATATTGCTGTTACGGATAGTGTGCCTTTTCCAAGCCTGTAATgtcatctttatttatttttgttttccttgttacTTTAGATATGCATCAAGAGTTCGGTCCATTGTGAATGATGCAAGCAAAAACATTAGCTCAAAAGAGGTGGTTCGATTGAAAAAGTTGGTTGCATATTGGAAGGAGCAAGCTGGTAGGAGGGGAGATGAGGAGGATTATGAAGATATTCAAGAGGAGCAAACAAGAAAAGACAGGACAGATGGTCGTCACTCAATGTAGAGTCCATGCCTTGTGAATTGGATTAAACTAGGATCTTCTTAAATacaatatttgaatttgttgtACAAGAGCTTGGCATTGAATTTGATTAGCAATATCTGTTCACTAACTGTTACCTTTCTATATTTGTAGATGGATTAAAAGGGTTTTCTTGATAGCTTTGTAGTTGAACTATATATGTATTTAGTCTAAATACaacttaattaaacttaaattcgTAAGATTAGCGTGTATATTATTGATCGAATATTTAAATAAACCCATTTTCATACATGAAATGCGGTATACTTAATTTCCATCAATAGTTTTAATGGCTCCCATCCAAAAATTTGGCACCTCCCCTCTTGTAGGAGGGGGGATGGTGGGGAAGAGGGGGAGGGGGAGGGGGAGGGGGAGAGCGAGAGAGAACGCAAGAGAGAACTGTAGTAGGGGAGGGATGGTGGTGAGGAGGGAAAACAATGATAGGGGATGAAAAATGGTAGCGCTCCGTTAAGTATGTATGGAAAATGGTAGTTTTGTTATGTTTGTAAAGGAAAATAGTTGGTggagattattttattatctttcaaaaattgatttacttGAAATCTGAGGGACtgttttgtatatttaattaatggTAAATTATACCAACAGTCACATTATaccaacagtcactcaactttgagGTAGCTGACAAAATAATCACTCTAGTTTCAATTCAGTTactcaacttttgaaaaataacaaaacagtcatTAATGTTATCAAAAAGCGACAAATCAGTCACCCATTAACATTTTCTATTACAGGCCTAACGGGACAGGTGACGTGGCCAGTTAACTTGCCATGTTGGACGAGGCAAagtttcaattcagtcactcaactttaaaaaaataacaaattagtcACTAAAGTTATTGAAAAGTGACAAATTAGTTACCCATTAACATTTTCCGTTACAAGCCTAACGAGACAGGTGGCGTGACTGGTAAATTAGCTAATGTGGTTAATTAACTTGCCACGTTAGACAAggcaaagttgagtgactatttttttgtccttcctttttcatttttttcataaatggcccaatatttttatttttttgtgtaagTAACCCAATATGTTTATACTTCTTCTCCATCCCAACAATCTTGCCGTTACCGTCTCCACCACAACCATCTTTAGTGTCACCATCGTTGACCTCTAAACCACCACcctatctttttttctttttcaaccctTCAATAGAGGAGCCATATGGTTGGGATCCGACTGTCTTTTTCTATTGCCTAAAGCCATTAACTCTGAAAAAACTAGATCGAAATGGGATTGAAGACAACTTTGGGTCAAACTATCAGTACCCACAACCAAACCGGTGGAGAGAAAATCCTCCAAAGCAACATTCAAGCGATTCAAGAACTAAATCGACTCGGATTTGTCAAGATCTTCATGGGATATGATGATATAAACAAAAAGGGTCTTTGATTAAGCTAAACAACACTAACTCCATTGCCAACATTATAAGttgcataaaacaaaataaaaagcaaaacaaGGGGAACATCTAGACAAATCAAACAATCGATTGAACTCATGATTTTTGGGAACAAAGGAAGTGGTTCCTCCAAAGGGACAACCAAATGTCGACAAGTGAAATTTTGGGTCTGGTCAATGATTAGCAAGATCCCAAAGTTGAAATCGGACTAGGTATTATAGCAAAGGAGGATGAGAGATGGATCAGAAGAAGAGCTGCGAAGATGGTTGGCAACGAAAGTTAGAGGTGAGGTAAACCCAGTCattggaaagggatttgaatcAAGTCACGAACCTAAGAGGTAATCTAAAAAAGatattgaaaatgatattttgggTTAATGACAATGAGGAAGCCATGGTTATCTGCTTTCTTCCTGAACAAGAAGATTTCATTCAAGGGTTttatttgttcttctttttgggtgtttggttttttaaatttaataggacggatttgttattttttgaaagttgagtgactattttgtcttttactCATATATTTTTGGGTTGGAAATAACTTGGTGGTCGGTTAACTATCATGTCactaagagtaatagaattatGAGTGCATTTGCTTAAACATCTTGTGTAAGTTATTTTCTGTGACTTTCTGTTATTCTTTGTGGCTCTTTTGGCATAAGTTTGCTTCCGCAATATAACTTGGTACCTTTGAGGACTTctaaaggaatcctcacttgagtaaaTGCTAACTTAGGCGAGTTTAAATGAATGGATCGCCTAATGCCGCATAGATTGCTAGACGAAAGATCTAGCCCGTGACAAGTTGGGTGACTGCTTTGTCAACTATCTCAAAGTTGAGTAGTTGttggtataatttaccctttaattaaattgtttacataatattcatcaaaataataaaataagattcacaagtttataaaataagattataaagTTTCCTCAATTTAGTTTTTACTGGCTTTGTTGGTAACAGTTGGTTTTCTTGAATTCgtatttatatgattatttaaatttctgACCGAATTAGTTTCACAAGTGAATCGGGAGAAATTATGgaaatatttttccttaattaaaataaattagtacTGTCTTTCGCACTGGGTTTCTCTCGCTCGCTCTCTGCATTCTTTCAAAGCTCACATATCGTTTATCTTGAAGCTCAAATCATTCCTCGACCCAAGGTATTCTGATCTCATCTAATTGGTCTCCTTTTGATTCTTATAGTCATAGTATTTGATTGATAGGCTAATTACCCCAAAGATCGCGCCTTTcagtttaatttgttttcttgaatCTGTTATATATCTTCATCTTTATAAAAGGGTGTTCgggttttccttttttgttaactggtttatatatatatatatatttatttatatatatatatatatattcctttttctttctaatcaaTGCCTTGGTTGATTTTAGATGTAAAgaactatgtatatgatttcaatctttaagaGAATTGTCTTTTCAGTGATGGGTTTGTTTGCTCACTCGCTTTAGTTTTGTAACTCGGGAATTGCTTGAAActtattataatattgaaaagTTCAGCAGTGAGCATTcttatagaaattattaaattactgtTAACACAAACATTACTTGGACTAATAAACTAGCTTTATGGTTAAAAGGGTGTGTTCCTTACATCTCTAAGTGTTCTTGTTTTCTTTATGTGAGTTGAAAGTTGTTTGGAGAATCCCATGTCTTCCAAGATGGCACCTTACCTGTAAAAAAGTGATTTGTCATTTTCCGTTAACAAGCAACTGGTTTTCTCCGActttgtgtaattcatattttaagcAGCTTTTGGAAGATGTTGCTTCCTTTTTGCAGTAAGTGATTTAAGTAACATTGAATTCTATTGAATCAGCTTAGCAGTCAGAACTGCATGATAAATAAATCTACTTAATCCATAGACCGTCTACATTTGCACAAGCAGGAAGGGCTGCTGCCAAGGAGAAGGAACTAACAAATTGAggccactttttctttttaagccATAGGTTAATGACTTGGTTTTTTCATAGTATTAGCTTacatgaatttgattttttgaacaatcttcTTGTGATGTTTTGGGTTTAATTCAAATTTGTGCCAATCAGTGGATTAATGGTTGATGTGGAGGTTTGATTAGGACTATGTGAAATAGTTTATGTTCTAATTTTCTTGACTATCAGGTTTTAGGTATGTTAGGGGAAGCGTACTCTTTGTTTACTGGTAAGTTTAACAAGTAAAGACAACTTTAATCTTGAGTGTTAAATGAGGTCGATTTCATTTACTCtacagtttatatatatttaaggtcAGCGAATAGCTGTTTTCAATTACTTGAACTTTTATTAggttctttcttatttttcatttatggTTCATATGTTTTTCTCTTTCAAGAAAGAGAGCATCATCTCATAAACACCCAAACCTTGTTTACTACACTCTAGTTAGTTTGGTTTTTCAGCCCTTAAGTTGTTTCTGTATCACCCGTACTGATAGAAGAAACGCTTGGATGTGATCAGGCATAATGGCCAAGAGTTAAAGCTGTCTTCTGATTTGTTGTCTGCTTGTGTATGCTAATTCTGGTTCTGGAACAAACGCACCCTTCTCTTTAGGGTCATTTCTCTGTATttcttttacttgtttgttcCAATTCCTAGTTGTTTCGTCATTGAATTGAACTGAAGCTAGCTTTTTGTTCTGCTCTTATATAAGTATCAATCCAGTTTGCCCTTCTTTAACATCTAAACCTTTATCACTCGGATTTTTATTAAGTCCTTCTATTGGGAGTCTttattttggctttttataaatataaatggttCACTGATAGTAATGGAAAGGCCAAGATAAAGGCAGTTAATTTGGATTCAAGATTTGAAATGGAGagaatgaaaatttcaaattagggTTTGTTATGTAAAACTCTTATGTGCACAACAGATGGAAGAAAACAAGGAAGGATCCACAAAATTGGAAGCCCAGGATGAGACTAGGAAGCGACCGTCCATTTTCATCATTGGATGTCCCAACGTCGGCAAGCGCACCCTAATTTCCCGTAACTCTCATttcctcttccaattcaatTGTTCTTTACTGTTatcattattgttttttaactaaaaaaaaatctaccaaATACTACTAACTgttattttgttggaaaaacaTGAGTCATGGTTGCTATGCCTTTATCAAAAGTTCTGGATATTTGAtcagttttatttaaaaaaaatgcaggGCTTGCCACTGTGGAGTtcgaaggagaagaagaagaagatagcTCCCAAGTGGTTGTCCGTCGGTCTGAACGcattctttatagtcacttttAACATGGTTGTTTGTTTTAGTTAATTATACAATGTACGGGCTTTTTTTACCAAACTCTGATGACTGATTACTCTACCATCAACAGCTGGACTATCAATACCAAATACTACACTGCTGATGTTTCTCTGTGTATGGCTCATCTTCAAGATGGATTTTCAGCTCGAACCCTCCCTATATTTAACCATTCAACTGCCTTGGTCATGGTTTTTGATATGTCTAATGTAATCATCTTACTTTTCCCAGTTCTTGTTCAGTTCTTTCTATTTCTGTTGCAATAACTTTTGCAACATATTTATAACTCAAGTACTATTTCTATATAAacacacatacacatatattGTTCTATACCCTCACCTTcctttttgactttttttctttctctctcttgcAGTTGTCAACCCTTTCTGCTCTTCGGGATTGGGTATCTTACACTGATATCCAAAACTTTGAGATTTTACTCTGCATTGGAAACAAAGTTGATCGAATTCCAGGTCATCCTGTCCATGCTGAATACACAAAACGCCTACACAAACTTAATGATTCCTCTACTTATCCTTCATCTGACTTCACTCAATATGGAATTTCTGAAGCTGAAGGAAGCAGTCTATTGGGAAATGAAGACCCATCCTCCAACATTCGCAAGAAAATCTTGGAATGGTGCATCGACCACAACATTGAGTTCATTGAAGCCTGTGCTTCTAATGCTGAATTTGACAAATGTAAGCCCATGTTTAGCTTCTGCATCATCATATCCACTTCACTTTGTTGCTACACTGTCTATACACTGAATTACTGATATGGAATAACATGCTTTGATGTGAAATTTCCAATATACGATCATGGTAAATTGTATTAATCATGACATCCTGCCCAGAAAAATGTATTTTgcctaaaaaaaaataaaaaaagatgtgcACATGTATAATTGTGAAGTTTTACTTAATATCTCCACCATGATCTAGCAAATTTTTACTTTCCTGATGGAAAGGGTATCAATGCTGTGACAATCAAAACTCACAATAATGAACGTTAAATAAAGGTTATGTACAGGTAGGATATTGGTATGCTTATTATTGCTAATGTGAAAAAGAAACTGGTCCTGGCAGGTTTGTCGGTTGATGGTGATTTACAAGGAGTTGAACGACTTTATGGTGCTATTTCTGCTCATATGTGGCCTGGAATGGTTCTGAAATCTGGTGATATGATAACTGAACCTTCACTACCTGAGAAAGAAGGTTATATGTGATACCTTGGTTTTTCTAATAAAAGTTCTTCctgattaattaattgctaaatATCATTATTGTTCCTGTCCAGATTCATCGGAAGAAGAACCTGATTATCAGTTTGAATATGAAGTGCTATCTGCGGGTTCAGCTGAACCAGGGAATGAGATGGTTGAAGAATGGGTTTCTGCAAGTCCAGCTAACACATTCCTGGATATAGCGAAATCAGTTGATGCGGGAAATTCTGTTACAGAGTGTGCTCCAGGGAACATAGCCGGGTGCAAAAAGGAAGAGTTGCATACTTTTCTGACATTTTCTGGTTTAGGGGAGAAAATTGACAGAATGGAACCCAATGCTGAAGAAGCT includes the following:
- the LOC105787381 gene encoding uncharacterized protein LOC105787381 isoform X3, yielding MAHLQDGFSARTLPIFNHSTALVMVFDMSNLSTLSALRDWVSYTDIQNFEILLCIGNKVDRIPGHPVHAEYTKRLHKLNDSSTYPSSDFTQYGISEAEGSSLLGNEDPSSNIRKKILEWCIDHNIEFIEACASNAEFDKCLSVDGDLQGVERLYGAISAHMWPGMVLKSGDMITEPSLPEKEDSSEEEPDYQFEYEVLSAGSAEPGNEMVEEWVSASPANTFLDIAKSVDAGNSVTECAPGNIAGCKKEELHTFLTFSGLGEKIDRMEPNAEEAGLASASEVDGGPHYDFDDLEQLMSEIGNIRSNLRLMPDFQRREMAAKLAIKMAAMFGGDSDDEEEI
- the LOC105787381 gene encoding uncharacterized protein LOC105787381 isoform X1; the encoded protein is MEENKEGSTKLEAQDETRKRPSIFIIGCPNVGKRTLISRLATVEFEGEEEEDSSQVVVRRWTINTKYYTADVSLCMAHLQDGFSARTLPIFNHSTALVMVFDMSNLSTLSALRDWVSYTDIQNFEILLCIGNKVDRIPGHPVHAEYTKRLHKLNDSSTYPSSDFTQYGISEAEGSSLLGNEDPSSNIRKKILEWCIDHNIEFIEACASNAEFDKCLSVDGDLQGVERLYGAISAHMWPGMVLKSGDMITEPSLPEKEDSSEEEPDYQFEYEVLSAGSAEPGNEMVEEWVSASPANTFLDIAKSVDAGNSVTECAPGNIAGCKKEELHTFLTFSGLGEKIDRMEPNAEEAGLASASEVDGGPHYDFDDLEQLMSEIGNIRSNLRLMPDFQRREMAAKLAIKMAAMFGGDSDDEEEI
- the LOC105787380 gene encoding kinesin-like protein KIN-14E isoform X1: MPIDTLPSMTQSMRASRSSFSSSNGHEEVPFHSAASVSNGDDYDSDGSNFAPSTPSALSMAVPAELAGAIPLIDRFQVEAFLRMMQKQINSSGKRSFFSKKSVGTQVREKFTFEDMLCFQKDPIPTSLLKINSDLVSRATKMFHMILKYMGVDSSERVTSVGIDERVELVLKLYKQTLKRAELRDELFVQISKQTRNNPDRQNLIKAWELMYLCASSMPPSKDIGGYLSEYVHNVAHSASDSEVQTLALNTLNALKRSVKAGPRNTIPGREEVEAILTNRKLTTIVFFLDETFEEITYDMTTTVSDAVEELANIIKLSAYSSFSLFECRKVVNGSKSADLGNEEYIGLDDNKYIGDLLAEIKAAKDRSKGEILQCKLIFKKKLFRESDEAVTDPMFVQLSYFQLQHDYILGNYPVGRDDAVQLSALQILAEIGFVCSPESCTDWNTLLERFLPRQIALTRARREWELDILSRYRSMEHLTKDDARQQFLRILRTLPYGSSIFFSVRKIDDPIGLLPGRIVLGINKRGVHFFRPVPKEYLHSAELRDIMQFGSSNTAVFFKMRVAGVLHIFQFETKQGEEICVALQTHINDVMLRRYSKARSVANGSVNGDVSNNFKPPSLEVYEKRVQDLSKAVEESQKNTNQLLGELHEKQKQELKTQEELECLKNALRKEKEDLMEVMLDRDRIRSLCEEKDTALQAALLEKKTVEVRLAKLSNLALENNAKGNMAVTVNEVGLVQRSMMPPLHKLQDELKLCNEELHMAVEKTKRLTNEKVILEQRITELERKKDEEVKILKKSYEQECRALKFQMSELGMKLERVTNELAVSESTLAVRNADVSALQNNLKELEELREMREDIDRKNEQTAAILKMQGAQLAELEVLYKEEQILRKRYFNTIEDMKGKVRVFCRLRPLNEKEMLEKERKVLMGLDEFTVEHPWKDDKAKQHMYDRVFDDSATQEDIFEDTRYLVQSAVDGYNVCIFAYGQTGSGKTFTIYGSDNNPGLTPRAIAELFKILRRDSNKFSFSLKAYMVELYQDTLVDLLLPKNAKRLKLDIKKDSKGMVAVENATVIPISTFEELKSIIQRGSERRHISGTQMNEESSRSHLILSVVIESTNLQTQSVARGKLSFVDLAGSERVKKSGSVGDQLKEAQSINKSLSALGDVISALSSGSQHIPYRNHKLTMLMSDSLGGNAKTLMFVNVSPAESNLDETYNSLTYASRVRSIVNDASKNISSKEVVRLKKLVAYWKEQAGRRGDEEDYEDIQEEQTRKDRTDGRHSM
- the LOC105787381 gene encoding uncharacterized protein LOC105787381 isoform X2 produces the protein MEENKEGSTKLEAQDETRKRPSIFIIGCPNVGKRTLISRLATVEFEGEEEEDSSQVVVRRWTINTKYYTADVSLCMAHLQDGFSARTLPIFNHSTALVMVFDMSNLSTLSALRDWVSYTDIQNFEILLCIGNKVDRIPAEGSSLLGNEDPSSNIRKKILEWCIDHNIEFIEACASNAEFDKCLSVDGDLQGVERLYGAISAHMWPGMVLKSGDMITEPSLPEKEDSSEEEPDYQFEYEVLSAGSAEPGNEMVEEWVSASPANTFLDIAKSVDAGNSVTECAPGNIAGCKKEELHTFLTFSGLGEKIDRMEPNAEEAGLASASEVDGGPHYDFDDLEQLMSEIGNIRSNLRLMPDFQRREMAAKLAIKMAAMFGGDSDDEEEI
- the LOC105787380 gene encoding kinesin-like protein KIN-14E isoform X2; this translates as MPIDTLPSMTQSMRASRSSFSSSNGHEEVPFHSAASVSNGDDYDSDGSNFAPSTPSALSMAVPAELAGAIPLIDRFQVEAFLRMMQKQINSSGKRSFFSKKSVGTQVREKFTFEDMLCFQKDPIPTSLLKINSDLVSRATKMFHMILKYMGVDSSERVTSVGIDERVELVLKLYKQTLKRAELRDELFVQISKQTRNNPDRQNLIKAWELMYLCASSMPPSKDIGGYLSEYVHNVAHSASDSEVQTLALNTLNALKRSVKAGPRNTIPGREEVEAILTNRKLTTIVFFLDETFEEITYDMTTTVSDAVEELANIIKLSAYSSFSLFECRKVVNGSKSADLGNEEYIGLDDNKYIGDLLAEIKAAKDRSKGEILQCKLIFKKKLFRESDEAVTDPMFVQLSYFQLQHDYILGNYPVGRDDAVQLSALQILAEIGFVCSPESCTDWNTLLERFLPRQIALTRARREWELDILSRYRSMEHLTKDDARQQFLRILRTLPYGSSIFFSVRKIDDPIGLLPGRIVLGINKRGVHFFRPVPKEYLHSAELRDIMQFGSSNTAVFFKMRVAGVLHIFQFETKQGEEICVALQTHINDVMLRRYSKARSVANGSVNGDVSNNFKPPSLEVYEKRVQDLSKAVEESQKNTNQLLGELHEKQKQELKTQEELECLKNALRKEKEDLMEVMLDRDRIRSLCEEKDTALQAALLEKKTVEVRLAKLSNLALENNAKGNMAVTVNEPLHKLQDELKLCNEELHMAVEKTKRLTNEKVILEQRITELERKKDEEVKILKKSYEQECRALKFQMSELGMKLERVTNELAVSESTLAVRNADVSALQNNLKELEELREMREDIDRKNEQTAAILKMQGAQLAELEVLYKEEQILRKRYFNTIEDMKGKVRVFCRLRPLNEKEMLEKERKVLMGLDEFTVEHPWKDDKAKQHMYDRVFDDSATQEDIFEDTRYLVQSAVDGYNVCIFAYGQTGSGKTFTIYGSDNNPGLTPRAIAELFKILRRDSNKFSFSLKAYMVELYQDTLVDLLLPKNAKRLKLDIKKDSKGMVAVENATVIPISTFEELKSIIQRGSERRHISGTQMNEESSRSHLILSVVIESTNLQTQSVARGKLSFVDLAGSERVKKSGSVGDQLKEAQSINKSLSALGDVISALSSGSQHIPYRNHKLTMLMSDSLGGNAKTLMFVNVSPAESNLDETYNSLTYASRVRSIVNDASKNISSKEVVRLKKLVAYWKEQAGRRGDEEDYEDIQEEQTRKDRTDGRHSM